From a region of the Castor canadensis chromosome 7, mCasCan1.hap1v2, whole genome shotgun sequence genome:
- the LOC109698426 gene encoding beta-catenin-interacting protein 1 isoform X7: MNREGAPGKSPEEMYIQQKVRVLLMLRKMGSNLTASEEEFLRTYAGVVSSQLSQLPQHSIDQGAEDVVMAFSRSETEDRRQ, encoded by the exons ATGAACCGCGAGGGAGCACCCGGGAAGAGTCCGGAAGAGATGTACATTCAGCAGAAGGTCCGAGTGCTGCTCATGCTAAGGAAGATGGGGTCAAAC CTGACAGCCAGCGAGGAGGAATTCCTGCGCACCTATGCTGGGGTGGTAAGCAGCCAGCTTAGCCAGCTGCCACAGCACTCCATCGACCAGG GTGCAGAGGACGTGGTGATGGCGTTTTCCAGGTCGGAGACAGAGGACCGGAGGCAGTAG